One window of Bacteroidota bacterium genomic DNA carries:
- a CDS encoding HYR domain-containing protein → MIVNQPKLFIALCLLLISGNAFAQCVVGVTCPPNIVTVADSGTCGAIASYASPTATNSCTIAGTVTFNYTAPALQTFTVPTGVTSINIDASGAQGGSVTVSCPATGGLGARMQGDFAVTPGEVLSIMVGQAGLTNGSDAGGGGGTFVVRTGNVLLVAAGGGGGATNDIGQCRVLGNGSDASITTTGNASGNGQEPGGTNGNGGEASSGSGGGGGGFLTNGIAGTGLANNNGKSYLNGGVGGTGNNNDSGGYGGGGAGWFTGGNGGGGGGYSGGATSGSQPFTGGGGGGSYNIGTNQVNTAGFQTGNGRVIITYSVVAPTYVSMIQGAASGSTFPVGITPIVYMATDSAGASDSCSFTVTVQDTTAPTISCTGSILASNDAGTCGAVVTYAAPVSLDECPGVITTLDSGLVSGAVFPVGSTTVVYEAEDSSGNAAYCSFVVTVLADDSSSQSLNICDGSSVSVGTSTYSVAGTYVDTLANGGGCDSVVTTILTVAAPIDVTTSISGGTITAAASNATYQWLNCDSGVTVISGATNQSFAPAIDGNYAVIVTVGNCSDTSSCSVVVGIAEGLSGQFVVYPNPTTGRIEVAFGTTLDVVQVEVFDLAGKRLLTKTEANAATTQLDFSNLVNGIYVVKLSTNAGQEVLRVVKQD, encoded by the coding sequence ATGATTGTAAATCAACCCAAACTTTTCATTGCACTTTGCTTATTGCTGATTTCAGGCAATGCATTTGCCCAATGTGTGGTGGGCGTAACTTGCCCCCCCAACATCGTAACTGTTGCAGATTCTGGCACCTGCGGCGCGATTGCATCTTATGCATCACCCACAGCTACCAACAGCTGTACAATTGCTGGCACGGTTACATTCAACTACACTGCTCCAGCTTTGCAAACATTTACAGTACCAACCGGAGTGACCTCGATCAACATTGACGCATCAGGTGCACAAGGCGGATCTGTAACCGTCTCCTGCCCCGCTACGGGTGGCTTGGGAGCTAGAATGCAAGGCGATTTTGCAGTGACGCCAGGCGAAGTGCTCTCCATCATGGTCGGGCAAGCGGGTCTTACCAACGGCTCTGACGCCGGTGGTGGAGGTGGAACCTTTGTTGTTCGCACTGGAAACGTACTGTTGGTCGCCGCCGGCGGCGGCGGCGGAGCGACCAACGATATCGGTCAGTGTAGAGTTCTTGGCAACGGAAGCGATGCGTCAATTACGACTACCGGAAATGCAAGTGGAAACGGCCAGGAACCAGGTGGAACCAACGGAAACGGCGGCGAAGCGAGCAGTGGCTCAGGTGGCGGTGGTGGCGGCTTCCTGACAAACGGAATCGCTGGCACAGGTCTCGCCAACAACAATGGCAAGTCCTACCTCAATGGTGGTGTAGGCGGCACAGGTAACAACAACGACTCCGGCGGCTATGGCGGTGGAGGAGCAGGCTGGTTCACAGGCGGCAACGGCGGCGGCGGCGGCGGATACTCCGGTGGAGCGACAAGCGGTTCACAGCCCTTTACGGGCGGAGGCGGTGGAGGCTCGTACAACATCGGTACCAATCAAGTCAATACCGCAGGATTCCAAACTGGCAATGGCCGCGTGATCATCACCTATAGCGTGGTTGCACCAACCTATGTTTCTATGATTCAAGGAGCTGCAAGTGGTTCCACATTCCCTGTTGGTATCACCCCGATCGTTTACATGGCAACGGACAGTGCAGGCGCATCCGACTCTTGCTCCTTTACTGTTACCGTACAGGACACTACTGCACCTACGATTTCATGCACAGGCTCCATCTTGGCAAGCAACGACGCAGGGACTTGCGGTGCGGTTGTGACGTACGCAGCTCCCGTTTCCTTGGACGAATGCCCAGGCGTCATTACAACCTTGGATAGCGGATTGGTCAGCGGTGCTGTTTTTCCGGTTGGATCGACGACTGTCGTCTATGAGGCAGAAGATTCCAGCGGAAATGCAGCCTACTGCTCATTTGTAGTGACCGTTCTTGCCGATGACTCGAGCTCGCAGTCCCTGAACATCTGCGATGGCAGCTCCGTCTCCGTGGGCACAAGTACCTACAGCGTCGCGGGCACTTATGTTGACACTCTGGCAAATGGCGGCGGATGTGACTCAGTGGTTACTACCATCCTCACAGTTGCGGCTCCTATTGATGTCACAACCTCCATCAGCGGTGGCACGATCACAGCCGCGGCATCCAATGCGACCTACCAGTGGCTGAACTGCGATAGCGGTGTGACAGTAATTTCTGGTGCAACCAATCAGAGCTTCGCTCCTGCCATCGACGGTAATTACGCGGTGATTGTCACGGTTGGCAATTGCTCGGATACTTCGTCCTGCTCGGTCGTAGTTGGAATTGCAGAAGGCCTTTCCGGGCAGTTTGTAGTGTATCCAAACCCGACGACGGGACGTATCGAAGTTGCTTTTGGCACCACATTGGATGTCGTTCAAGTGGAAGTCTTTGATTTGGCTGGCAAGCGCCTCCTTACAAAGACCGAAGCCAATGCTGCAACGACACAATTGGACTTCAGCAACTTGGTAAACGGCATTTATGTCGTCAAACTGTCTACCAACGCTGGACAAGAAGTCTTGCGTGTGGTAAAACAGGACTAA